The following proteins come from a genomic window of Pseudochaenichthys georgianus chromosome 19, fPseGeo1.2, whole genome shotgun sequence:
- the cybc1 gene encoding cytochrome b-245 chaperone 1 homolog, with amino-acid sequence MGYMTVEEHSATLLHLKRSPGLRSWSLLVGIASVGLAAAYYSSDSMLWKLFYVTGCLFVAMQNMEEWEEAVFDKTKNLIELKTFSLYALVLTLWRKGHEKIVLDLTQLCDVCVQEEKVRYLGKGYLLMLRLAAGFSYPLTQSAMLGGRSDVEALAALLKRFLGLEELQQRREKEEMAQYAEKEDSLDNSSDSEEEAEQL; translated from the exons ATGGGCTACATGACGGTAGAAGAGCACAGCGCCACGCTGCTCCACCTGAAGAGATCTCCAGGCCTGCGCTCCTGGTCTCTGCTCGTTG GTATAGCATCTGTTGGGTTGGCGGCTGCATACTACAGCTCAG ACAGCATGTTGTGGAAGCTCTTCTACGTGACGGGCTGCCTGTTTGTGGCCATGCAGAACATGGAGGAGTGGGAGGAGGCCGTGTTCGACAAAACCAAAAACCTGATCGAGCTCAAGACCTTCAGTCTGTACGCTTTAGTGCTGACGCTGTGGAGGAAAGGCCACGAGAAAA ttGTGCTGGATCTGACCCAGCTGTGTGACGTCTGCGTTCAGGAGGAGAAGGTCAGATATCTGGGGAAGGGATACCTGCTGATGCTGAGGCTGGCTGCAGGGTTCTCCTACCCCCTCACCCAGAGCGCCATGCTGGGGGGGCGCAg CGATGTGGAGGCGTTGGCTGCTTTGCTGAAACGTTTCCTGGGTCTGGAGGAGCTGCAGCAGCGCAGGGAGAAAGAGGAGATGGCTCAGTATGCCGAAAAGGAGGATTCTCTGGATAACAGCAGTGATTCAGAGGAAGAAGCAGAACAACTCTGA